In Miscanthus floridulus cultivar M001 chromosome 19, ASM1932011v1, whole genome shotgun sequence, the DNA window TCAGCGTAATCAACGTGGTGACGAGCCTTCCATGTTATTATATGCATACAAACCTTGTTAAATAGTTCAGACAATGGAGCTGCATTGCCTTTCCTCCCTGTTGATAGGTTAAATTCCTACGGTTTGAAATCACAAGATGCAGATATTTTGAGAAATCGAGGGGTTATACATTCTTTCAGTCACGAGCAACAAAGAAAATATAGAAGGGAAAATGAGTACCACTACAAAAATTACCTTTGGCAAAGTTGTATTCTTTTTTGCACATCGAAATCCACCAACACCACCTTTGCTCGCCAAAATCTGTTTTCACAGAAGAAGGTACAAGATGAACCAGTTACATTTGCTGTATGAATATACTGAAGGACAGGAACCATCATAAAATGAGCTCACAAATAGACAGAAGATATTATTAATGGCAGCAACCTTTAAATCCAACGGCCGGGCCTTAAATTTAAACAGATCATCTCTGCAATCTTCGGGTTTGTTATCTACACTGCTACAAGACAACAGTGAAAGCATGCATAAGTTCATTTGTTAATAGACAAAAGGTTGCAGAAATGGATCTTATAACATCATGCCTAGGTGCTGCATAGAGTGATCACAAAAAGGAATCTTATTGATCACCTTTTGCTAGATCAAATCATGCCTTGAAAGATGCAATTGATTGATTAGGTGTTTTTAACATCTCATAACAGTGCGACAGTAGTAGAATTTGGGTAGTCTGCTGAAAAAAAAAGTACATATAAAACAGACTTACCTCTTAAGATGCCTTGCATGATTGGATGTACATGCTGGCACATTTGACCCAACATCCTCATATTGCCTGCTTGCATGCTGATGACTAGTAGCCCAAAGAGGTTGAACTACCTGCTAGAGATCAAATTTTTCAAATTGAACCAGAAACTAAACATACAACATTACAGCTGTACAAGAAAGAGAGTAAAGCATTTAGATATGGTAAATCCAGTAGCTTAGCGACTGTTCCTAAAAGGCAGACCAACTCAACTACTAGGGAAAAAATAGGAGCAAATAGAACATCTTCAACTATGAAATTTGATTAAATAACAGAAGGCAAAGCTAATTCAGGCAGTGAATCAGTGATGTACAAGTGTATTGCTTTCCCTGAACGCAAAACTCGACCGGTGATGGAAGAAACACCCCCACGGCATCATAATTAAGAAGGGACCGCGTGACCCCGGTCAAGAACTCAAACCCTGGCCCATGACCATTTATAGGGCCAAACCGAACTTGGGCTGGCTTACACCGTTACCCAGGCTGGCGCAGTGCACCGTTACCTGGGCCGGCGACGCACCAGAGCCACAGCCAGCGAGCACAGCGAGGGGGATTTTTTTGGGTGCAATACTGGGTTTCAATCCCCAGTAGGTGGGCACAACATTGCCAGCCACACCACTGAGCTATCGCTCAATTTGCTCCCTGGGCACAATAGTCCAGATCATTATAAAATCATTCATTTCTTGGGAGGTAAATTTAATAAAATCACACCTAGGATATTAGATTAACAGTCTTCCACAGATCATGCTGCTGGGAAGCGTATCTCAACTAAGCATATATTCCTGGAAGCCAATTTGCTCATTATTTTTCAAGGTTGTGAGACTAATTTAAATGTAATTCATAATCAATTAAAGGATTAAGAAATGCATGATGTTCCCAACCTTTCTAGTTGATGCCACTTGGACTGTAGGAGCATATGGTGCAATCCGTTGATTTAACTGCTTTGGATTAGTTGGCCTGACAAGTTACAGGTAAATGTTTCAAAACTACCATAATGGAAGTACCTTATATTTGGAAATAAAAACATGAAATCAAGAGAAAATGACTTTACACTGATCTTAGAGCCTTTGACCTCTCCGCTCTTAGCTTTGTTGCCAAATCAGGTGATCTAGGAATTGTAATCTTCAATCTGGGCAGACCAGCGGGCCGATCCATGTTACGATTCATAACGTTCTGTCGAATCCATAAGAATGTTGTCAAGCAAGATTTAAGGGAGAGCGGAGAACTAATAGATGTTTTGTAACATAACAGCAATATCTTTACAGACAGCGATTTAATAcacagcacagcagcagcaactAGTTGCAAAACTAGCAAGTATATGTGTCTATTTCTTTTTTAAAGAAATATAATTAAGGAGACTCAGAGAACTGCATCGTTACAACACCTGAAAGAGAACCAGCATAACATGTCGATTTATAATCAATTTAAGCAGATGGTTTTCGGAGCTTTTACCTTTTCATGATTTTTATGAATAAACTCATGCTgggtagcagtagcagcagcctgTACCACAAGCGAATAGCTTCAGTAGAGAGCAAGAAGCAAAGTTATTCAATAAAATAGTAGCAACTAATCAATTTGTACCTTTAGGCTCACAAAAATAACTCAAGATAGCAATTGACTATGCAGTATCTACATCTAACTAAATGTATCAAACAATgttactccattccaaattataagacgttttagcttttctagatacatagcttttgctatgtatttatatttatatatatatatataatatgtctagatgcatagtaaaaacaatgtatctagaaaaaacaaaaagtcttataatttggaatggagggagtagttcacATCAAGATGAATTTTTTTCCCAGAATTAGAAGTTATTGCATATTTCCAATTTCTGAAACTGTTGCTACTTCCAGTAACATAAATCTCAAATTCTACGGGAAGAAAACTAGGATTTCCGTTCAAAACACAGGAATAATATGCATGACTTATAAATGCAACAGAGAACCCATAACATTTTTCATGTTGACCAAGCATCAAAACATGCGATATGCTACTTAGGAGTCAAGTTATATTCATTTCGGTGCCAACACTGGAGAGCACAGCTAAAACAAATGACAACGCCACTTGTAGAGGAGAACATTAGCCACTCTTTTTGTGAAAAAAATACTTGCTTCCAAGTGGAAACAAATGAAACTACCACTTGGTAGAGAGGACATTAAAAAGCTCACTAGCTGTTGTGTTTGACATCATTAAAACATTGTAAATTAGTTCAGAGTTCAAAAAAAAACAAGAACATGAAAATTTGGCAAATGTCACATTTCCACATGAAAACTGTACAATACCTTGTTGAGATGCCCATTCTCTAATCTCTGTCTTTTCGCAGATTGGTATGTGCAATCGATTGAGCTTACAGTACTTTTCTCGCTTCTAACTCCCACTAGCTTTTTACTCCTGAAAACAGATCAAATTGAGATTAAAAAAAAGGTATTCACAAACCTGATGGTGAAGTATTTGTTTAGTTAGCTAAAAAAGACAGATGCCACAAATTTGACATTCGTTGAAAGCTAATTCAGTAGCAGATAATAGTAAGAGATGCTTGAGTTTGGGGACACTGTGAAAGGAGAATGGAAAAGGAAAAGGTGAAAAATAATGTGGACAAAATACTTGTGATTGTAATATTGAAACACACTCGGTGCTAAAGACACATATTTCACAACTTATGGTTCATCTACATGAACAAACCAAACAGCACATATAGTGCAAGTTGGTTAAATAAATATAAGGATTTAAGTTAGCAAGGTGGCTCACAGAATCAACCATCATGATGCTATTTCAAATTATTTTATAGTCAGTCCACATAAACTTCACAAAAGTCAGCAAGTTTAATATTACTTACTGTGTCAGATTCTTTACTTCCACTTGTCTGTTTTGCCTCGCCAATTGACTGGCTGTAGGCTTCATCAGTGTGGAGCCTCTCAAGGAAGTGCCCTTCATG includes these proteins:
- the LOC136528430 gene encoding protein TPX2-like isoform X4 — translated: MDSDDEEMCDAASSAPSSPGGGGGGVGEGEEEAGGMDDGGGGREGVMIMDVTWFQVDLDYEFDAPRWFDLTQEEAPRDAAAAQEWFASAPSYPPSPLITKMLAEDLGLQTIRSIAGTNALHCSTASHECSSGVEQKIHRFEGRKPCNGASENEHKSRFRTTMKGTSLRGSTLMKPTASQLARQNRQVEVKNLTQSKKLVGVRSEKSTVSSIDCTYQSAKRQRLENGHLNKAAATATQHEFIHKNHEKNVMNRNMDRPAGLPRLKITIPRSPDLATKLRAERSKALRSVPTNPKQLNQRIAPYAPTVQVASTRKVVQPLWATSHQHASRQYEDVGSNVPACTSNHARHLKSVDNKPEDCRDDLFKFKARPLDLKILASKGGVGGFRCAKKNTTLPKEFNLSTGRKGNAAPLSELFNKLSLTAGAHQNRGVGRQISDLPNYITTKDCKENMNGNMHR
- the LOC136528430 gene encoding protein TPX2-like isoform X6, encoding MDSDDEEMCDAASSAPSSPGGGGGGVGEGEEEAGGMDDGGGGREGVMIMDVTWFQVDLDYEFDAPRWFDLTQEEAPRDAAAAQEWFASAPSYPPSPLITKMLAEDLGLQTIRSIAGRKPCNGASENEHKSRFRTTMKGTSLRGSTLMKPTASQLARQNRQVEVKNLTQSKKLVGVRSEKSTVSSIDCTYQSAKRQRLENGHLNKAAATATQHEFIHKNHEKNVMNRNMDRPAGLPRLKITIPRSPDLATKLRAERSKALRSVPTNPKQLNQRIAPYAPTVQVASTRKQVVQPLWATSHQHASRQYEDVGSNVPACTSNHARHLKSSVDNKPEDCRDDLFKFKARPLDLKILASKGGVGGFRCAKKNTTLPKEFNLSTGRKGNAAPLSELFNKLSLTAGAHQNRGVGRQISDLPNYITTKDCKENMNGNMHR
- the LOC136528430 gene encoding protein TPX2-like isoform X2, producing MDSDDEEMCDAASSAPSSPGGGGGGVGEGEEEAGGMDDGGGGREGVMIMDVTWFQVDLDYEFDAPRWFDLTQEEAPRDAAAAQEWFASAPSYPPSPLITKMLAEDLGLQTIRSIAGTNALHCSTASHECSSGVEQKIHRFEGRKPCNGASENEHKSRFRTTMKGTSLRGSTLMKPTASQLARQNRQVEVKNLTQSKKLVGVRSEKSTVSSIDCTYQSAKRQRLENGHLNKAAATATQHEFIHKNHEKNVMNRNMDRPAGLPRLKITIPRSPDLATKLRAERSKALRSVPTNPKQLNQRIAPYAPTVQVASTRKQVVQPLWATSHQHASRQYEDVGSNVPACTSNHARHLKSVDNKPEDCRDDLFKFKARPLDLKILASKGGVGGFRCAKKNTTLPKEFNLSTGRKGNAAPLSELFNKLSLTAGAHQNRGVGRQISDLPNYITTKDCKENMNGNMHR
- the LOC136528430 gene encoding protein TPX2-like isoform X1, coding for MDSDDEEMCDAASSAPSSPGGGGGGVGEGEEEAGGMDDGGGGREGVMIMDVTWFQVDLDYEFDAPRWFDLTQEEAPRDAAAAQEWFASAPSYPPSPLITKMLAEDLGLQTIRSIAGTNALHCSTASHECSSGVEQKIHRFEGRKPCNGASENEHKSRFRTTMKGTSLRGSTLMKPTASQLARQNRQVEVKNLTQSKKLVGVRSEKSTVSSIDCTYQSAKRQRLENGHLNKAAATATQHEFIHKNHEKNVMNRNMDRPAGLPRLKITIPRSPDLATKLRAERSKALRSVPTNPKQLNQRIAPYAPTVQVASTRKQVVQPLWATSHQHASRQYEDVGSNVPACTSNHARHLKSSVDNKPEDCRDDLFKFKARPLDLKILASKGGVGGFRCAKKNTTLPKEFNLSTGRKGNAAPLSELFNKLSLTAGAHQNRGVGRQISDLPNYITTKDCKENMNGNMHR
- the LOC136528430 gene encoding protein TPX2-like isoform X5, which produces MDSDDEEMCDAASSAPSSPGGGGGGVGEGEEEAGGMDDGGGGREGVMIMDVTWFQVDLDYEFDAPRWFDLTQEEAPRDAAAAQEWFASAPSYPPSPLITKMLAEDLGLQTIRSIAGTNALHCSTASHECSSGVEQKIHRFEGRKPCNGASENEHKSRFRTTMKGTSLRGSTLMKPTASQLARQNRQVEVKNLTQSKKLVGVRSEKSTVSSIDCTYQSAKRQRLENGHLNKAAATATQHEFIHKNHEKNVMNRNMDRPAGLPRLKITIPRSPDLATKLRAERSKALRSVPTNPKQLNQRIAPYAPTVQVASTRKQVVQPLWATSHQHASRQYEDVGSNVPACTSNHARHLKSSVDNKPEDCRDDLFKFKARPLDLKILASKGGVGGFRCAKKNTTLPKEFNLSTGRKGNAAPLSELFNKLSLTAGAHQNRGVGRQISDLPNYITTKRT
- the LOC136528430 gene encoding protein TPX2-like isoform X3 translates to MDSDDEEMCDAASSAPSSPGGGGGGVGEGEEEAGGMDDGGGGREGVMIMDVTWFQVDLDYEFDAPRWFDLTQEEAPRDAAAAQEWFASAPSYPPSPLITKMLAEDLGLQTIRSIAGTNALHCSTASHECSSGVEQKIHRFEGRKPCNGASENEHKSRFRTTMKGTSLRGSTLMKPTASQLARQNRQVEVKNLTQSKKLVGVRSEKSTVSSIDCTYQSAKRQRLENGHLNKAAATATQHEFIHKNHEKNVMNRNMDRPAGLPRLKITIPRSPDLATKLRAERSKALRSVPTNPKQLNQRIAPYAPTVQVASTRKVVQPLWATSHQHASRQYEDVGSNVPACTSNHARHLKSSVDNKPEDCRDDLFKFKARPLDLKILASKGGVGGFRCAKKNTTLPKEFNLSTGRKGNAAPLSELFNKLSLTAGAHQNRGVGRQISDLPNYITTKDCKENMNGNMHR